In a genomic window of [Empedobacter] haloabium:
- a CDS encoding alpha/beta hydrolase, whose translation MRKPIRHSLLAAAGTLLTSAAVSAPMSLQDYLALTGPQPDAHIAYGPAPSQFVELFRPAGNGPFPVVVLIHGGCWTVEFGGITQMRNMAGALKAQGIAVWNVEYRRHDETGGGYPGTYQDIATAIDRLKQEAPAQRLDLARIVAVGHSAGGHLAQWAASRHRLPSWSPAHARDPLALPTVISLGGLADLRNQAALIKSSCERDTAQLAGKPTAARPDVFADTSPAEMLPAAIRTVLIHGEHDIVSPPSTGTAYAARARAAGDAAEVIVLPGASHYDEVAATSPAWAIVGREIRKALGL comes from the coding sequence ATGCGCAAGCCGATCCGCCATTCCCTGCTGGCCGCCGCCGGCACGTTGCTGACCAGCGCCGCCGTGTCAGCGCCGATGTCGCTGCAGGACTACCTGGCCCTGACCGGGCCGCAGCCCGACGCGCACATCGCCTATGGCCCGGCGCCCTCGCAGTTCGTCGAGCTGTTCCGGCCTGCCGGCAACGGGCCATTCCCGGTCGTGGTGTTGATCCACGGTGGCTGCTGGACGGTGGAATTCGGCGGCATCACGCAGATGCGCAACATGGCCGGCGCGCTAAAGGCGCAGGGCATCGCGGTGTGGAACGTGGAGTATCGCCGTCATGACGAAACGGGCGGCGGCTATCCCGGCACCTACCAGGACATCGCCACCGCCATCGACCGCCTGAAGCAGGAGGCGCCGGCGCAACGGCTCGACCTGGCGCGCATCGTGGCCGTCGGCCATTCCGCCGGCGGCCACCTGGCCCAATGGGCCGCGTCGCGCCACCGGCTGCCATCATGGAGCCCGGCGCATGCGCGCGACCCGCTGGCGCTGCCGACGGTGATCAGCCTGGGCGGCCTGGCCGACCTGCGCAATCAGGCGGCGCTGATCAAGAGCAGCTGCGAGCGCGACACGGCGCAGCTGGCGGGCAAGCCGACGGCCGCGCGGCCGGACGTGTTCGCGGACACGTCGCCGGCCGAGATGCTGCCGGCCGCGATCCGCACGGTGCTGATCCACGGCGAGCACGACATCGTCTCGCCGCCGTCCACCGGCACCGCCTATGCTGCCCGCGCCCGCGCCGCCGGTGACGCGGCCGAAGTCATCGTGCTGCCCGGCGCCAGCCATTACGACGAGGTGGCGGCGACGTCGCCGGCCTGGGCGATCGTCGGGCGGGAGATCCGCAAGGCGCTCGGCTTGTAA
- a CDS encoding cytochrome c translates to MPDFSASLSDADIAAVLTYVRSSWGNGAGALTEQQVATLRAELKATQFAARQLSNKH, encoded by the coding sequence ATGCCCGATTTTTCCGCCAGCCTGTCCGATGCCGATATCGCCGCCGTGCTCACGTATGTGCGCTCGAGCTGGGGCAACGGCGCCGGTGCGCTGACCGAGCAGCAGGTGGCCACGCTGCGCGCCGAGCTGAAGGCGACGCAGTTCGCCGCACGCCAATTGTCCAACAAACACTGA
- a CDS encoding TonB-dependent receptor → MHKAILTSSATAMLLHTGLALAEPAADPQTEVVGAAGAPATVGAVIVTGTRASGLKAENSASPIQVLDAASLQRTGQPDLIQAIAQNIPSFTAQAFGGDTANLTLSARLRGLSPNNTLVLVNGKRRHGTANLAVLGGPYQGGAAADLNYIPVAAIDHIEVLQDGAAAQYGTDAIAGVVNIILKSNNQGLSGNVNGGRYGDGGGNTGDGTANIGFAPMTNAFISLTAESRYHGYSDRGGIDPRVLDPANLASQPLLQAPGYPYLNKISGDAQYHLHTLALNAGYDIDDDTALYAFATAGRKHARAHENYRMPSRLPAVYPLGFDPKETMKETDYAVTAGARGKIGGAWHWELSTTYGRDEAKIGVEDSANVSLYNDTGATPTSFAAGEFIASQWTNNFDVSREVRMGWDKPSTFALGLEHRVDRYEIVAGDPASRYKEGSQSYPGFSLTDAGKYSRNNKAVYANFISFPLSGLTVDLAARYEHFSDFGNAKVGKLTSRYDVTPTFAVRGTYSNGFRAPTLAEQYYSATNVSPTSAFVQLAPNSAGARLVGIDGLKPEASTNLSAGLVLNPASNVSLTLDAYQIKIRDRIVGSGALYGSGGAVNSPAVVAAILANGNVLDPTVSETGINIFSNAVNTRSRGVELVATVNSNYGDLGRVDWSLAANYNQVRVTKINQAPTQLAPQSLLDRTAISNLETASPRTRVNLGALWKLGPWTVNLREAIYGKSYNHESPDGGTYFKNEIKTTAITDLELSYKVNNHWTVSAGANNLFNQYPDQVNADLLATYRADLNNAAVTIYPSFSPFGINGGYYYARASFKF, encoded by the coding sequence ATGCACAAGGCCATCCTCACCTCCAGCGCCACCGCGATGCTGCTGCACACCGGGCTCGCCCTGGCCGAACCCGCCGCCGACCCGCAGACGGAGGTGGTCGGCGCCGCCGGCGCGCCCGCCACGGTGGGCGCCGTCATCGTGACCGGCACCCGCGCCAGCGGGCTGAAAGCGGAAAACAGCGCCTCGCCGATCCAGGTCCTGGATGCCGCATCGCTGCAGCGCACCGGCCAGCCGGACCTGATCCAGGCCATCGCGCAGAACATCCCGTCGTTCACGGCGCAGGCGTTCGGCGGCGACACCGCCAACCTGACGCTGTCGGCCCGGCTGCGCGGGCTGTCGCCCAACAACACGCTGGTGCTCGTCAACGGCAAGCGCCGGCACGGCACGGCCAACCTGGCCGTGCTGGGCGGGCCGTACCAGGGTGGCGCGGCGGCCGACCTGAATTACATCCCGGTCGCCGCGATCGACCATATCGAAGTGCTGCAGGACGGCGCCGCCGCGCAGTACGGCACCGATGCGATCGCCGGTGTCGTCAACATCATCCTGAAGTCGAACAACCAGGGCCTGTCCGGCAACGTCAACGGCGGCCGCTATGGCGACGGTGGCGGCAACACCGGCGACGGCACCGCCAACATCGGCTTCGCACCAATGACCAACGCCTTCATCAGCCTGACCGCCGAATCGCGCTACCACGGCTACAGCGACCGAGGCGGCATCGACCCGCGCGTACTCGATCCGGCCAACCTGGCCAGCCAGCCCTTGCTGCAGGCGCCCGGCTACCCATACCTGAACAAGATCTCCGGCGACGCACAGTATCACCTGCACACGCTGGCGCTGAACGCCGGCTACGACATCGACGACGACACCGCGCTGTACGCCTTCGCCACCGCCGGCCGCAAGCACGCCCGCGCCCATGAGAACTACCGCATGCCCAGCCGGCTGCCGGCCGTCTACCCGCTCGGTTTCGATCCGAAGGAAACGATGAAGGAAACCGATTACGCCGTCACCGCCGGGGCGCGCGGCAAGATCGGCGGTGCCTGGCACTGGGAGCTGTCGACCACCTACGGCCGCGACGAGGCCAAGATCGGCGTCGAGGACAGCGCCAACGTCTCGCTGTACAACGACACCGGCGCCACGCCGACCTCGTTCGCCGCCGGCGAGTTCATCGCCAGCCAGTGGACCAACAACTTCGACGTCAGCCGCGAAGTGCGGATGGGCTGGGACAAGCCGTCCACCTTCGCGCTGGGCCTGGAGCACCGCGTCGACCGCTACGAAATCGTCGCCGGCGACCCGGCTTCGCGTTACAAGGAAGGTTCGCAGTCCTATCCCGGCTTCTCGCTGACGGACGCCGGCAAGTACAGCCGCAACAACAAGGCCGTCTACGCCAACTTCATCAGCTTCCCGCTGTCCGGCTTGACGGTCGACCTGGCCGCGCGCTACGAGCACTTCAGCGATTTCGGCAACGCCAAGGTGGGCAAGCTGACCAGCCGCTACGACGTGACGCCGACGTTCGCCGTGCGCGGCACCTACAGCAACGGCTTCCGGGCGCCGACGCTGGCGGAGCAGTACTACTCGGCCACCAACGTCTCGCCCACCAGCGCGTTCGTGCAGCTGGCGCCGAACTCCGCCGGCGCGCGCCTGGTCGGCATCGACGGCCTGAAGCCGGAAGCGTCCACCAACCTGTCGGCGGGGCTGGTGCTGAACCCGGCCAGCAACGTTTCGCTGACCCTGGACGCCTACCAGATCAAGATCCGCGACCGCATCGTCGGCAGCGGCGCGCTGTACGGCTCCGGCGGTGCCGTCAACTCGCCAGCCGTCGTGGCGGCGATCCTCGCCAACGGCAACGTGCTCGATCCCACCGTCAGCGAGACCGGCATCAACATCTTCTCGAACGCCGTCAACACCCGCTCGCGCGGCGTGGAGCTGGTCGCCACCGTCAACAGCAATTACGGCGACCTGGGTCGGGTCGACTGGTCGCTGGCGGCCAACTACAACCAGGTGCGCGTCACGAAGATCAACCAGGCGCCGACCCAGCTGGCGCCGCAAAGCCTGCTGGACAGGACGGCGATCTCGAACCTGGAAACGGCCTCGCCGCGCACCCGCGTCAACCTGGGCGCGTTGTGGAAGCTGGGGCCGTGGACCGTCAACCTGCGCGAAGCGATCTACGGCAAGTCCTACAACCACGAGTCGCCGGACGGCGGCACGTATTTCAAGAACGAGATCAAGACAACGGCCATCACCGACCTGGAGCTGAGCTACAAGGTGAACAACCACTGGACCGTCTCGGCCGGCGCCAACAACCTGTTCAACCAGTACCCCGACCAGGTCAACGCCGACCTGCTGGCCACGTACCGGGCCGACCTGAACAACGCCGCCGTCACGATCTATCCGTCGTTCTCGCCATTCGGCATCAACGGCGGCTATTACTACGCGCGGGCCAGCTTCAAGTTCTGA
- a CDS encoding M28 family peptidase, producing the protein MSRFMQPAAAAVLLSACAMAAAAPADAGLPKRQAGIDAIVREISPQRIHGYIEKLVGFGTRHTMSETESETRGIGAARRWIKAELERCGAGKLQVTFDSHLHPVAPRLSKPTEIVNVVATLPGSQAQSKDRVYVVSGHYDSRVTDVMDYTSDAPGANDDASGTAAVMEMACVMAKRQFDATLVFMAVAAEEQGLFGAGHWAEQARKNNVDVAGMFTNDIIGSSVNEDGKRDNKQVRLFAEGIPALKEVPDALRTLIQTGGENDSPSRQLARHVKETGERYVKNFKVTVIQRRDRYLRGGDHIPFLEQGYAALRFTEPAEDFRHQHQDLRKEGGTEYGDLLKFVDTDYTAQVARVNAAALASLALAPAAPRDVKVLTAKLDNKTDLAWAANAEPDLAGYRVVWRETTAANWQGAKFVGNVTSFRSELSKDNVFFGVQAVDKDGNVSPATYPLPQR; encoded by the coding sequence ATGTCCCGCTTCATGCAGCCCGCGGCAGCCGCCGTCCTTCTGTCCGCCTGCGCGATGGCCGCGGCGGCACCCGCCGATGCCGGCCTTCCCAAGCGCCAGGCCGGGATCGACGCCATCGTGCGCGAGATCTCGCCGCAACGCATCCACGGCTACATCGAAAAGCTGGTCGGCTTCGGCACCCGCCACACGATGTCGGAAACCGAATCGGAAACGCGCGGCATCGGCGCCGCGCGGCGCTGGATCAAGGCGGAACTGGAGCGCTGCGGCGCCGGCAAGCTGCAGGTGACGTTCGACAGCCACCTGCATCCGGTCGCGCCGCGCCTGTCGAAGCCGACCGAGATCGTCAACGTCGTGGCCACCCTGCCCGGCAGCCAGGCACAATCGAAGGACCGGGTCTACGTGGTGTCCGGCCACTACGATTCGCGCGTGACGGACGTGATGGACTACACCAGCGACGCGCCGGGCGCCAACGACGACGCCTCCGGCACGGCCGCCGTGATGGAAATGGCCTGCGTGATGGCCAAGCGCCAGTTCGACGCAACCCTGGTCTTCATGGCCGTGGCGGCGGAAGAGCAAGGGCTGTTCGGCGCCGGCCACTGGGCCGAGCAGGCACGCAAGAACAACGTCGACGTCGCCGGCATGTTCACCAACGACATCATCGGCAGCTCGGTCAACGAGGACGGCAAGCGCGACAACAAGCAGGTGCGCCTGTTCGCCGAAGGCATCCCGGCCCTGAAGGAAGTGCCGGACGCGCTGCGCACCTTGATCCAGACCGGCGGCGAGAACGATTCGCCGTCGCGCCAGCTGGCGCGCCACGTCAAGGAGACGGGCGAGCGCTACGTGAAGAACTTCAAGGTCACGGTGATCCAGCGGCGCGACCGCTACCTGCGCGGTGGCGACCATATCCCGTTCCTGGAACAGGGCTACGCGGCGCTGCGCTTCACCGAGCCGGCCGAGGATTTCCGCCACCAGCACCAGGACCTGCGCAAGGAAGGCGGCACGGAGTACGGCGACCTGCTCAAGTTCGTCGACACCGACTACACGGCGCAGGTGGCGCGCGTCAATGCCGCCGCCCTGGCGTCGCTGGCGCTGGCCCCGGCCGCACCGCGCGACGTCAAGGTGCTGACGGCAAAGCTGGACAACAAGACCGACCTGGCCTGGGCCGCCAATGCGGAGCCGGACCTGGCCGGCTACCGCGTGGTGTGGCGCGAGACCACGGCGGCCAATTGGCAGGGCGCCAAGTTCGTCGGCAACGTCACGTCGTTCCGCAGCGAGCTGTCGAAGGATAATGTGTTCTTCGGCGTGCAGGCCGTGGACAAGGACGGCAACGTCAGCCCGGCCACTTATCCCTTGCCGCAGCGTTGA
- a CDS encoding oleate hydratase, whose translation MKAPLLNKNIDPASVQLWIVGGGIAGMSVAAFAIRDGKVPAKNIHILEETALPGGSLDGAAAPLQPKQHAWVTRGGRMLTDETYLCLWDLFATIPARGDASISVREECRRFNEEVRTHAQARLIDRAHQVVDAAQLGFSIANRAQMLRLLALPEALIGSRRIDEFFDEHFFQTNFWRMWRTTFAFQKWHSAVELRRYFLRFVQEFPRIHTLAGVKRTVYNQYDSLVVPLQRWLTAQGVDVRFGTRVVDADFATDVNGMRRATRLAIETAAGSGAIELGAGDLAFFTLGSITSDSTYGGNDSVPELIRDRRDHGWSLWQNIARKAPDFGRPAAFYGNVDEHKWESFTLTMRDDVLLRRIEAYTGNAPGTGALMTWFESGWHLSIVVPHQPHFPDLPQGWTTLWGYGFEIDNDGDYVKKPMSAATGREILTELVRQLGCDDILEHVLETTDVTTVMLPYASALFACRAPGDRPAVLPRGTENFAFLGQFVEMEEDVVFTVEYSVRCAMLATYALLGIEREIPDIYHGLLDPKVGLAAVEVALR comes from the coding sequence ATGAAAGCGCCACTCCTGAACAAGAACATCGACCCCGCCAGCGTGCAACTGTGGATCGTCGGCGGCGGTATCGCCGGCATGTCCGTGGCGGCGTTCGCGATCCGCGACGGCAAGGTGCCCGCTAAGAACATCCACATCCTCGAAGAGACCGCGCTGCCCGGCGGCTCGCTCGATGGCGCGGCCGCGCCGCTGCAACCGAAGCAGCACGCCTGGGTCACGCGCGGCGGCCGCATGCTGACCGACGAAACCTATCTGTGCCTGTGGGACCTGTTCGCCACGATCCCGGCGCGCGGCGATGCATCGATCTCGGTGCGCGAGGAATGCCGCCGCTTCAACGAGGAAGTGCGCACGCATGCGCAGGCGCGGCTGATCGACCGCGCCCACCAGGTCGTGGACGCCGCGCAGCTGGGCTTTTCGATCGCCAACCGGGCCCAGATGCTGCGCCTGCTGGCGCTGCCGGAAGCGCTGATCGGCAGCCGCCGCATCGACGAGTTCTTCGACGAGCATTTCTTCCAGACGAATTTCTGGCGCATGTGGCGCACCACGTTCGCGTTCCAGAAGTGGCACAGCGCGGTGGAACTGCGCCGCTACTTCCTGCGCTTCGTGCAGGAGTTCCCCCGTATTCACACGCTGGCCGGCGTCAAGCGCACTGTGTACAACCAGTACGACTCGCTGGTGGTGCCGCTGCAGCGCTGGTTGACGGCGCAGGGTGTGGACGTACGCTTCGGCACCCGCGTGGTCGATGCCGACTTCGCCACCGACGTGAACGGCATGCGGCGCGCCACGCGCCTGGCCATCGAGACGGCGGCGGGCAGCGGCGCGATCGAGCTGGGCGCCGGCGACCTGGCATTCTTCACGCTGGGATCGATCACATCCGATTCCACTTATGGCGGCAACGACAGCGTGCCGGAACTGATCCGCGACCGGCGCGATCACGGCTGGTCGCTGTGGCAGAACATCGCGCGCAAGGCGCCCGACTTCGGCCGGCCCGCCGCGTTCTACGGCAACGTCGACGAGCACAAGTGGGAGTCGTTCACCTTGACGATGCGCGACGACGTGCTGCTGCGCCGTATCGAGGCCTACACCGGCAACGCCCCCGGCACCGGCGCGCTGATGACGTGGTTCGAATCGGGCTGGCACCTGTCGATCGTCGTGCCGCACCAGCCGCACTTCCCCGACCTGCCGCAGGGCTGGACCACGCTGTGGGGGTATGGCTTCGAGATCGACAACGACGGCGACTACGTGAAGAAGCCGATGAGCGCAGCGACGGGCCGCGAAATCCTGACGGAGCTGGTGCGCCAGCTGGGCTGCGACGACATCCTGGAGCACGTGCTGGAAACGACCGACGTCACCACCGTGATGCTGCCGTATGCCTCCGCGCTGTTCGCCTGCCGCGCGCCCGGCGACCGTCCGGCCGTGCTGCCGCGCGGCACGGAGAACTTCGCCTTCCTGGGCCAGTTCGTCGAGATGGAGGAAGATGTGGTGTTTACGGTGGAGTATTCGGTGCGCTGCGCGATGCTGGCGACTTACGCGCTGCTGGGCATCGAGCGCGAGATTCCGGACATCTACCACGGCCTGCTTGACCCGAAGGTCGGGCTGGCGGCCGTGGAGGTGGCGCTGCGCTGA
- a CDS encoding GNAT family N-acetyltransferase has protein sequence MQISFETADQPDVHALIAELDDYLYSLYPAENVYALDVASLTQPNVLFAVARANDGAALGCAAVVVTPAYGEVKRMYVRPAARGQGAARRLLETLEARARAEGCTSLMLETGPTMPEALALYERLGYKHRGPFGDYPDDPLSVFMAKALA, from the coding sequence ATGCAGATATCCTTTGAAACCGCCGACCAGCCGGACGTCCACGCCCTCATCGCCGAACTGGACGACTACTTGTATTCGCTCTACCCCGCCGAGAACGTGTATGCGCTGGACGTGGCCTCGCTGACGCAGCCGAACGTGCTGTTCGCCGTCGCCCGCGCCAACGACGGCGCCGCGCTTGGCTGCGCCGCGGTCGTCGTCACGCCCGCCTACGGCGAAGTCAAGCGCATGTACGTGCGTCCGGCGGCGCGCGGCCAGGGCGCGGCGCGCCGGCTGCTGGAAACCCTGGAGGCGCGCGCCCGCGCCGAGGGCTGCACTTCACTGATGCTGGAAACCGGCCCCACGATGCCGGAAGCGCTGGCCCTGTACGAACGCCTCGGCTACAAGCACCGCGGGCCGTTCGGCGATTATCCGGACGATCCGCTGTCCGTCTTCATGGCCAAGGCGCTGGCATGA
- a CDS encoding cytochrome c — MKRIAATLAFAVFAMSATAAEADGKAVFQKSCAACHQASGKGIPGAFPALAGNAFCIRDRCRGPRRTPPLCC; from the coding sequence ATGAAACGCATCGCAGCCACCCTGGCTTTTGCCGTGTTCGCGATGTCGGCCACCGCCGCCGAGGCGGACGGCAAGGCCGTGTTCCAGAAAAGCTGCGCCGCCTGCCACCAGGCCAGCGGCAAGGGCATCCCGGGCGCGTTCCCGGCGCTGGCCGGCAACGCGTTCTGTATAAGAGACAGGTGCAGGGGCCCGCGCAGGACCCCGCCACTGTGCTGCTGA
- a CDS encoding RidA family protein, translating into MKNTAIAMTLLLASAGTQAQDIVRHKIPGSDFPIAQAVTLPPNATIHFISGQVPPVVDKAAHPDSLAAYGDTRTQTMGVLKKIDEILKSMNLAMGDVVKMQVFLVGDPAKGGRADIKGFMEAYTQFFGAGAQPGPQPNLPARAVMQVAGLNSPGWLVEIEVVAARK; encoded by the coding sequence ATGAAAAACACCGCCATCGCCATGACGCTGCTGCTGGCAAGCGCCGGCACCCAGGCCCAGGACATCGTGCGCCACAAGATCCCGGGTTCCGACTTTCCCATCGCGCAGGCGGTCACGCTGCCGCCCAACGCGACGATCCACTTCATCAGCGGGCAGGTGCCGCCGGTGGTCGACAAGGCGGCCCATCCCGACTCGCTGGCCGCCTATGGCGACACCCGGACGCAGACGATGGGCGTGCTCAAGAAAATCGACGAGATCCTGAAATCGATGAACCTGGCAATGGGGGACGTCGTCAAGATGCAGGTGTTCCTGGTGGGCGACCCCGCCAAGGGCGGCCGCGCCGACATCAAGGGCTTCATGGAGGCCTATACCCAGTTCTTCGGCGCCGGCGCCCAGCCCGGGCCGCAGCCCAACCTGCCGGCGCGCGCCGTGATGCAGGTGGCCGGCCTGAATTCGCCCGGCTGGCTGGTGGAGATCGAGGTGGTCGCCGCCAGGAAGTAA
- a CDS encoding nucleotide pyrophosphohydrolase — MSDSLHDLRARTRAFAAERDWQQFHTPKNLAMALSVEVAELAEHFQWLATGAPAELDERKREGVRQELADVLLYLVQLADRLDVDLHAAALEKLALNAAKYPAAQVRGDARKYDEY, encoded by the coding sequence ATGAGCGACAGCCTGCACGACCTGCGCGCGCGCACCCGCGCCTTCGCGGCCGAGCGCGACTGGCAGCAGTTCCATACGCCGAAGAACCTGGCGATGGCCTTGTCGGTGGAGGTGGCGGAACTGGCCGAGCATTTCCAGTGGCTGGCCACGGGCGCGCCCGCCGAACTGGACGAGCGCAAGCGCGAGGGCGTGCGCCAGGAGCTGGCGGACGTGCTGCTGTACCTGGTGCAGCTGGCCGACCGGCTGGACGTCGACCTGCACGCGGCGGCGCTGGAGAAGCTGGCGCTCAACGCGGCCAAGTACCCCGCGGCGCAGGTGCGCGGCGATGCGCGCAAATACGACGAATACTGA
- the pepN gene encoding aminopeptidase N gives MKSLISQAVALAFGTALVAGALPAQAATRPDNAWLAQADAEARAARVSNVEYVLDFTLTGKETFAATTTLRFDLKDAAEALTVDLDKATIKALTVNGKTVAPQYNNWFITLAAADLKAGRNEVVVSYERAHSTNGEGLHRMVDPVDGRVYTYSHFEPAAAHQMFALFDQPDLKATYQVNVTAPADWVVVSTTRESSVRDADGGKRWTFPVTKKLSAYNFSLHAGPYKIWEDGSAKYPMRLFARQSVAAQIDPAPWFTYTKQGLAFFDEYFGIPYQFDKYDQLLVPDFLYGAMENAGAITFAEARFLHKDKMTTDQRHALASVIMHEMAHQWFGDLVTMQWWNGLWLNESFASFMGTLGTAEATEFKNAWQYFYSNAKAGAYRQDDSPGTHPIEVPVPTTANAFDNIDAITYAKGASTLKQLRHLLGEETFRKGVHNYLVKYQFRNARLVDFIGSLGEAAGRDLGPWTQQWLYQPGVNTIAAEYSCKAGKVEAFALRQTAPQAYPVLREQRVQVALFDAKGKAVKLERNVPVTYQGALTDVPALHGAPCPDLVYPNYQDWGFVKVKLDERSFATARGNVSKVADPLLRAMLWQSMWEGVRDGALPLNEFLQTALNNAPRETDYALLGNVLDKVRGGHAYLQRMAPRAAYTRKTTQALEDMAWQGVRSGTDANFKRRWLTAYIDLAGSPEALARLAGLLAGRGVPQGVTVSQDVRWTIVRKLVERDAPGSTALLAAEQQRDKSDTGAAAALAASVVRPDPQVKTEWLGQIGDPRTKLPFGRIRTAMENLYPASQAELAEQTAERRLAQLPELDKSTGPVFMRAYAASLIPAACTPHSVQRLADAAAKYTTLSAGARRTLLAQHDEDRRCVAIRQALTVPLE, from the coding sequence ATGAAATCGCTGATCTCGCAAGCTGTTGCCCTCGCATTCGGTACCGCCCTGGTGGCGGGCGCGCTGCCCGCGCAGGCAGCCACGCGCCCGGACAACGCCTGGCTGGCGCAGGCCGACGCCGAGGCGCGCGCCGCGCGCGTGTCGAACGTGGAGTACGTGCTCGACTTCACGCTGACGGGCAAGGAAACCTTCGCCGCCACCACCACCTTGCGCTTCGACCTGAAGGACGCCGCCGAGGCGCTGACGGTGGACCTGGACAAGGCCACGATCAAGGCGCTGACCGTGAACGGCAAGACCGTCGCGCCGCAATACAACAACTGGTTCATCACCCTGGCCGCCGCCGACCTGAAGGCGGGCCGCAACGAGGTCGTCGTCAGCTACGAGCGGGCCCACAGCACCAATGGCGAAGGTTTGCACCGCATGGTCGACCCGGTCGATGGCCGCGTCTACACCTACTCGCATTTCGAGCCGGCCGCGGCGCACCAGATGTTCGCGCTGTTCGACCAGCCCGACCTGAAGGCGACCTACCAGGTGAACGTGACGGCGCCGGCCGACTGGGTCGTGGTCTCGACCACGCGCGAATCGTCGGTGCGCGACGCCGACGGCGGCAAGCGCTGGACCTTCCCGGTCACGAAGAAGCTGTCGGCCTATAACTTCTCGCTGCACGCCGGGCCGTACAAGATCTGGGAAGACGGCAGCGCCAAGTACCCGATGCGCCTGTTCGCGCGCCAGTCGGTGGCGGCGCAGATCGACCCGGCCCCATGGTTCACCTACACGAAGCAGGGGCTGGCGTTCTTCGACGAGTATTTCGGCATCCCGTACCAGTTCGACAAATACGACCAGCTGCTGGTGCCGGACTTCCTGTACGGCGCGATGGAAAACGCCGGGGCGATCACGTTCGCCGAAGCACGCTTCCTGCACAAGGACAAGATGACGACCGACCAGCGCCACGCGCTGGCCAGCGTCATCATGCACGAGATGGCGCACCAGTGGTTCGGCGATCTGGTGACGATGCAGTGGTGGAACGGCCTGTGGCTGAACGAGAGCTTCGCCTCCTTCATGGGCACCCTGGGCACCGCCGAAGCGACCGAGTTCAAGAACGCCTGGCAGTATTTTTATTCGAATGCCAAGGCGGGCGCCTATCGCCAGGACGATTCGCCCGGCACGCACCCGATCGAGGTGCCGGTGCCGACGACCGCCAACGCCTTCGACAATATCGATGCGATTACCTACGCCAAGGGCGCCTCGACCCTGAAGCAGTTGCGCCACCTGCTGGGCGAGGAGACGTTCCGCAAGGGCGTGCACAATTACCTCGTCAAGTACCAGTTCCGCAATGCGCGGCTGGTGGACTTCATCGGCAGCCTGGGCGAAGCGGCCGGGCGCGACCTGGGACCCTGGACGCAGCAGTGGCTGTACCAGCCGGGCGTGAACACCATCGCGGCCGAGTACAGCTGCAAGGCCGGCAAGGTCGAGGCGTTCGCGCTGCGCCAAACGGCGCCGCAGGCCTATCCGGTGCTGCGCGAGCAGCGCGTGCAGGTGGCGCTGTTCGATGCGAAGGGCAAGGCGGTCAAGCTGGAGCGCAACGTGCCGGTGACGTACCAGGGCGCGCTTACGGACGTGCCGGCGCTGCACGGCGCGCCATGCCCGGACCTGGTCTACCCGAACTACCAGGACTGGGGCTTCGTCAAGGTCAAGCTGGACGAGCGCTCGTTCGCCACGGCGCGCGGCAATGTCAGCAAGGTCGCCGACCCCCTGCTGCGCGCGATGCTGTGGCAAAGCATGTGGGAGGGCGTGCGCGACGGTGCGCTCCCCCTGAACGAATTCCTGCAGACGGCGCTGAACAACGCGCCGCGCGAGACGGATTACGCCCTGCTGGGCAATGTGCTGGACAAGGTGCGTGGCGGGCACGCCTACCTGCAGCGCATGGCGCCGCGGGCGGCCTACACGCGCAAGACCACGCAGGCGCTGGAGGACATGGCGTGGCAGGGCGTGCGCAGCGGCACCGACGCCAATTTCAAGCGCCGCTGGCTGACGGCCTACATCGACCTGGCCGGCAGCCCGGAAGCGCTGGCCCGCCTGGCCGGCCTCCTGGCCGGCCGCGGCGTGCCGCAGGGCGTGACGGTCAGCCAGGACGTGCGCTGGACGATCGTGCGCAAGCTGGTCGAACGCGACGCCCCGGGCAGCACCGCGCTGCTGGCGGCGGAGCAGCAGCGCGACAAGTCGGACACCGGGGCCGCCGCCGCGCTGGCGGCCAGCGTGGTGCGGCCGGACCCGCAGGTCAAGACCGAGTGGCTGGGCCAGATCGGCGATCCGCGCACCAAGCTGCCGTTCGGGCGCATCCGCACCGCGATGGAAAACCTGTACCCGGCGTCGCAGGCGGAACTGGCCGAACAGACGGCCGAGCGCCGCCTGGCCCAACTGCCGGAGCTGGACAAGAGCACCGGCCCTGTCTTCATGCGTGCCTATGCGGCCAGCCTGATTCCGGCGGCCTGCACGCCGCACAGCGTGCAGCGGCTGGCCGATGCCGCGGCAAAGTACACGACCTTGTCGGCCGGCGCCCGCCGCACGCTGCTGGCCCAGCACGACGAGGACCGCCGCTGCGTGGCGATCCGGCAGGCGCTGACCGTGCCGCTGGAGTAA